The Vidua chalybeata isolate OUT-0048 chromosome 21, bVidCha1 merged haplotype, whole genome shotgun sequence genome contains a region encoding:
- the PRRT1B gene encoding proline rich transmembrane protein 1B — protein MINRPRLRSRRRAGPRGARGPRGAGAGPGPERRLLGPRGHRRVPRMDGDPPAVPQARGAEQGDGSGAAGGLPTPGTRSDAPAARGDRPVAVSVVTNSALEGAPPPYSPPDPKSFHLFYPPFPAGYSQQGPVIYPPGPGPRPFPAPGFPRGPLPYSTHNAQPAAGPSPAGRGQQLPKDYTVESVLVTLFCCVLTGVMALVYSHETRAALARGDVAQAHVASRKAQLLILFSLLFGLFASISWIIYVLVSLYL, from the exons ATGATTAACCGGCCCCGGctgcgctcccgccgccgcgcGGGGCCACGCGGGGCTCGGGGGCCGcgcggggccggagcggggccgggccccgAGCGGCGGCTGTTGGGACCCCGCGGGCACCGCC GCGTCCCGCGGATGGACGGTGACCCGCCAGCCGTGCCCCAGGCGCGGGGAGCGGAGCAGGGGGATGGCAGCGGGGCAGCCGGGGGGCTGCCCACCCCCGGCACCCGCAGCGACGCCCCCGCGGCCCGTGGGGACAGGCCCGTGGCCGTGTCGGTGGTCACCAACTCAGCCTTAGAGGGTGCTCCTCCACCTTACTCGCCCCCGGACCCCAAGAGCTTTCACCTCTTCTACCCGCCGTTCCCAGCCGGCTACTCCCAGCAAGGGCCCGTCATTTACCCGCCGGGGCCGGGACCGCGGCCCTTCCCGGCCCCGGGCTTCCCCCGCGGGCCCCTGCCCTACAGCACG CACAACGCGCAGCCGGCCGCGGGGCCGTCACCCGCCGGCCgcgggcagcagctgcccaagGACTACACGGTGGAGTCGGTGCTGGTGACCCTCTTCTGCTGCGTGCTGACCGGGGTCATGGCCCTCGTCTACTCGCACGAG acCCGGGCTGCGCTCGCCCGTGGGGACGTGGCCCAGGCGCATGTGGCATCCAGAAAGGCTCAGTTACTGATCCTCTTCAGCCTCCTCTTCGGGTTGTTCGCCTCCATCAGCTGGATCATCTACGTCCTGGTGTCCCTGTACCTGTGA
- the UCK1 gene encoding uridine-cytidine kinase 1, which yields MASAGGPDAERPHPKPFLIGVSGGTASGKSTVCEKIMELLGQNEVEQRQRKVLILSQDSFYKVLTAEQQAKALKGQYNFDHPDAFDNDLMHSTLKNIVDGKTVEVPTYDFVTHSRLAETTVVYPADVVLFEGILVFYNQDIRDMFHLRLFVDTDSDVRLSRRVLRDMKRGRDLEQILTQYTTFVKPAFEEFCLPTKKYADVIIPRGVDNMVAINLIVQHIQDILNGDICKWQRGALNGHGRTYKRPFPEQAESGAVLAAGKRSHLESSSRPH from the exons ATGGCGTCCGCCGGCGGCCCGGACGCGGAGCGGCCGCACCCCAAGCCCTTCCTCATCGGCGTCAGCGGCGGCACGGCCAGCGGCAAG TCCACAGTGTGCGAGAAGATCATGGAGCTGTTGGGGCAGAACGAGGTGGAGCAGCGGCAGCGCAAGGTGCTGATCCTCAGCCAGGACAGCTTCTACAAGGTGCTGACGGCCGAGCAGCAGGCCAAGGCGCTGAAGGGGCAGTACAACTTCGACCACCCGG ATGCCTTCGATAACGATTTGATGCATTCAACCCTGAAAAACATTGTTGATGGCAAAACGGTTGAGGTACCAACGTACGACTTCGTGACACATTCTAG GCTGGCAGAGACGACCGTGGTGTATCCCGCTGATGTCGTCCTCTTTGAGGGGATCCTGGTTTTCTACAACCAGGACATTCGGGACATGTTCCACCTCCGTCTCTTTGTGGACACGGACTCTGACGTCCGGCTGTCCCGCAGAG TTCTGCGAGATATGAAACGTGGGAGGGACCTGGAGCAGATCCTCACCCAGTACACCACGTTTGTCAAGCCTGCCTTTGAGGAGTTCTGCTTACCG ACAAAGAAGTATGCAGATGTGATCATCCCCCGAGGAGTTGACAACATGG TTGCCATAAACCTCATCGTGCAGCACATTCAGGACATCCTGAACGGGGACATCTGCAAGTGGCAGCGCGGGGCGCTGAACGGGCACGGCCGGACGTACAAGCGGCCGTTCCCGGAGCAGGCAGAGAGCGGCGCTGTCCTGGCGGCCGGGAAGCGCTCCCACCTCGAGTCCAGCAGCCGCCCGCACTAG
- the POMT1 gene encoding protein O-mannosyl-transferase 1 isoform X1 gives MDLFWFRQTFDRMLGFLKEPVVVTAKINVSLVALTVMGLISRLWGLCYPRAVVFDEVYYGQFVSLYMKRIFFVDDSGPPFGHMLLALGGYLGGFDGNFLWNRIGAEYSMNVPVWSLRLLPALAGALCVPLAYQILVELHFSHCAALGAALLILLENSLITQSRLMLLESILIFFILLAVLSYLKFYNLQKHSAFSGSWWFWLLLTGVACSCAVGVKYMGLFTYILLLATAGLHFWHMIGDQNLSNVSLLCHFLARGLALIIIPMGLYLSFFYVHLALLYRSGPHDQIMTSAFQASLEGGLARITQGQPLEVAYGSQITLRNVLGKPMQCWLHSHTNTYPIRYENGRGSSHQQQVTCYPFKDVNNWWIVKDPGMQQLVVSNPPRPVRHGHIVQLVHGITTRYLNTHDVAAPLSPHSQEVSCYIDYNISMPAQNLWRVEIVNRESDTDVWKTILSEVRFVHVNTSAVLKLSGASLPEWGYRQLEVVGEKLSKGYHQSMVWNVEEHRYGKSQEQKEREVELHSPTQMDISKNLSFMAKFTELQWKILTLKNEDTEHKYSSSALDWITMDTNIAYWLHPTSGAQIHLLGNVATWASANAAALVYLCLSLWYLLRRRRKIYDIPEDAWQLWMSAGGICGGGWAVNYMPFFLMEKTLFLYHYLPAVTFQILLIPVVLQHLSDHLCRSVLLKSMFSALTVAWFSSVYFVYCTFSPVTYGQPALSLTELKALRWKDTWNILIRKQ, from the exons ATGGATTTGTTCTG GTTCAGACAAACCTTTGACAGGATGTTGGGATTTCTGAAGGAGCCAGTTGTGGTCACTGCAAAGATCAATGTGAGCCTTGTGGCACTGACCGTGATGGGATTAATAAGTCGTCTCTGGGGGCTTTGCTATCCACGGGCTGTGGT TTTCGATGAAGTTTATTATGGCCAGTTTGTTTCACTCTACATGAAGAGGATCTTCTTTGTGGATGACAGTGGCCCACCCTTTGGCCACATGCTGCTGGCCTTGGGAG GTTACTTAGGAGGATTTGATGGAAACTTCCTATGGAACAGGATTGGAGCTG aatACAGCATGAACGTTCCTGTGTGGTCCCTGCgactcctgccagccctggctggtgcTCTCTGTGTGCCTTTAGCCTACCAGATTTTGGTTGAACTGCACTTCTCCCACTGTGCTGCACTTGGAGCTGCTCTTCTGATTCTCTTAG AAAACTCTCTGATCACTCAATCAAGGTTAATGCTTCTGGAAtcaatactgattttttttatcctgcttGCAGTTTTGTCCTACCTGAAGTTCTACAATTTGCAAAAGCACAG TGCCTTCTCTGGAAGCTGGTGGTTTTGGCTCCTGCTGACTGGAGTAGCCTGTTCTTGTGCAGTTGG AGTGAAATATATGGGCCTGTTTACCTATATTCTGCTCTTGGCCACTGCAGGACTCCACTTCTGGCACATGATAGGAGACCAGAACTTGTCAAAT GTTTCCTTGCTGTGCCATTTTCTAGCCCGGGGTCTGGCCCTTATCATCATCCCCATGGGGCTGTACCTGTCCTTCTTCTACGTTCACTTGGCTTTGCTGTATCGCTCTGGGCCTCATGACCAGATCATGACAAGTGCTTTCCAAGCCAGCTTAGAG GGTGGGCTGGCTCGAATCACTCAGGGTCAGCCCTTAGAGGTGGCCTACGGCTCTCAGATCACCCTGCGGAATGTGCTGGGCAAGCCCATGCAGTGCTGGCTCCACTCTCACACCAACACTTACCCCATCAG GTATGAGAATGGCCGAGGGAGTTCCCATCAGCAGCAGGTGACCTGCTATCCCTTCAAGGATGTGAACAACTGGTGGATTGTCAAAGATCCTGGAAT gcagcagctggtggtGAGTAACCCCCCACGGCCTGTCAGGCACGGCCACATCGTGCAGCTGGTCCACGGCATCACAACTCGCTACCTCAACAC GCATGACGTTGCTGCTCCTCTTAGCCCCCATTCCCAAGAAGTTTCCTGCTATATTGATTATAACATCTCCATGCCAGCACAGAACCTCTGGAGAGTG GAAATTGTAAATCGTGAGTCTGACACAGACGTGTGGAAGACAATTCTGTCGGAAGTGAGGTTTGTTCACGTGAACACCTCTGCAGTGCTAAAG CTCAGTGGAGCATCTCTGCCTGAGTGGGGATACCGGCAGCTGGAGGTGGTTGGAGAGAAGCTGTCCAAAGGCTACCACCAGAGCATGGTGTGGAATGTGGAAGAGCACAGATATGGGAAAA GCCAGGAGCAAAAAGAGAGGGAAGTGGAACTCCACTCTCCCACACAGATGGACATCAGTAAAAACCTCAGCTTCATGGCAAAGTTCACAGAATTGCAG tggaaAATactcacattaaaaaatgaagacacAGAACATAAGTacagctcctctgccctggACTGGATCACAATGGACACCAATATTGCCTACTGGCTCCACCCCACCTCAGGG GCCCAGATCCACCTCCTTGGGAATGTTGCCACCTGGGCTTCAGCTAACGCTGCTGCTCTGGTCTacctgtgtctgtccctgtggtACTTGCTACGGCGAAGGAGGAAGATCTACGACATCCCTGAAG AtgcctggcagctctggatGTCAGCAGGAGGCATTTGTGGTGGAGGCTGGGCTGTGAATTACATGCCCTTCTTCCTGATGGAGAAGACACTTTTCCTGTACCACTACCTGCCTGCTGTCACATTCCAGATTCTCCTGATTCCTGTGGTACTGCAGCATCTCAGTGATCATCTCTGCAG ATCTGTGCTGCTCAAGAGCATGTTCAGTGCCCTGACTGTAGCCTGGTTCTCCTCGGTGTACTTTGTGTACTGCACCTTCAGCCCCGTGACCTACGGGCAGCCTGCGCTGTCCCTCACGGAACTCAAGGCCCTGCGCTGGAAGGACACCTGGAACATCCTGATCCGAAAGCAGTGA
- the POMT1 gene encoding protein O-mannosyl-transferase 1 isoform X2 encodes MLGFLKEPVVVTAKINVSLVALTVMGLISRLWGLCYPRAVVFDEVYYGQFVSLYMKRIFFVDDSGPPFGHMLLALGGYLGGFDGNFLWNRIGAEYSMNVPVWSLRLLPALAGALCVPLAYQILVELHFSHCAALGAALLILLENSLITQSRLMLLESILIFFILLAVLSYLKFYNLQKHSAFSGSWWFWLLLTGVACSCAVGVKYMGLFTYILLLATAGLHFWHMIGDQNLSNVSLLCHFLARGLALIIIPMGLYLSFFYVHLALLYRSGPHDQIMTSAFQASLEGGLARITQGQPLEVAYGSQITLRNVLGKPMQCWLHSHTNTYPIRYENGRGSSHQQQVTCYPFKDVNNWWIVKDPGMQQLVVSNPPRPVRHGHIVQLVHGITTRYLNTHDVAAPLSPHSQEVSCYIDYNISMPAQNLWRVEIVNRESDTDVWKTILSEVRFVHVNTSAVLKLSGASLPEWGYRQLEVVGEKLSKGYHQSMVWNVEEHRYGKSQEQKEREVELHSPTQMDISKNLSFMAKFTELQWKILTLKNEDTEHKYSSSALDWITMDTNIAYWLHPTSGAQIHLLGNVATWASANAAALVYLCLSLWYLLRRRRKIYDIPEDAWQLWMSAGGICGGGWAVNYMPFFLMEKTLFLYHYLPAVTFQILLIPVVLQHLSDHLCRSVLLKSMFSALTVAWFSSVYFVYCTFSPVTYGQPALSLTELKALRWKDTWNILIRKQ; translated from the exons ATGTTGGGATTTCTGAAGGAGCCAGTTGTGGTCACTGCAAAGATCAATGTGAGCCTTGTGGCACTGACCGTGATGGGATTAATAAGTCGTCTCTGGGGGCTTTGCTATCCACGGGCTGTGGT TTTCGATGAAGTTTATTATGGCCAGTTTGTTTCACTCTACATGAAGAGGATCTTCTTTGTGGATGACAGTGGCCCACCCTTTGGCCACATGCTGCTGGCCTTGGGAG GTTACTTAGGAGGATTTGATGGAAACTTCCTATGGAACAGGATTGGAGCTG aatACAGCATGAACGTTCCTGTGTGGTCCCTGCgactcctgccagccctggctggtgcTCTCTGTGTGCCTTTAGCCTACCAGATTTTGGTTGAACTGCACTTCTCCCACTGTGCTGCACTTGGAGCTGCTCTTCTGATTCTCTTAG AAAACTCTCTGATCACTCAATCAAGGTTAATGCTTCTGGAAtcaatactgattttttttatcctgcttGCAGTTTTGTCCTACCTGAAGTTCTACAATTTGCAAAAGCACAG TGCCTTCTCTGGAAGCTGGTGGTTTTGGCTCCTGCTGACTGGAGTAGCCTGTTCTTGTGCAGTTGG AGTGAAATATATGGGCCTGTTTACCTATATTCTGCTCTTGGCCACTGCAGGACTCCACTTCTGGCACATGATAGGAGACCAGAACTTGTCAAAT GTTTCCTTGCTGTGCCATTTTCTAGCCCGGGGTCTGGCCCTTATCATCATCCCCATGGGGCTGTACCTGTCCTTCTTCTACGTTCACTTGGCTTTGCTGTATCGCTCTGGGCCTCATGACCAGATCATGACAAGTGCTTTCCAAGCCAGCTTAGAG GGTGGGCTGGCTCGAATCACTCAGGGTCAGCCCTTAGAGGTGGCCTACGGCTCTCAGATCACCCTGCGGAATGTGCTGGGCAAGCCCATGCAGTGCTGGCTCCACTCTCACACCAACACTTACCCCATCAG GTATGAGAATGGCCGAGGGAGTTCCCATCAGCAGCAGGTGACCTGCTATCCCTTCAAGGATGTGAACAACTGGTGGATTGTCAAAGATCCTGGAAT gcagcagctggtggtGAGTAACCCCCCACGGCCTGTCAGGCACGGCCACATCGTGCAGCTGGTCCACGGCATCACAACTCGCTACCTCAACAC GCATGACGTTGCTGCTCCTCTTAGCCCCCATTCCCAAGAAGTTTCCTGCTATATTGATTATAACATCTCCATGCCAGCACAGAACCTCTGGAGAGTG GAAATTGTAAATCGTGAGTCTGACACAGACGTGTGGAAGACAATTCTGTCGGAAGTGAGGTTTGTTCACGTGAACACCTCTGCAGTGCTAAAG CTCAGTGGAGCATCTCTGCCTGAGTGGGGATACCGGCAGCTGGAGGTGGTTGGAGAGAAGCTGTCCAAAGGCTACCACCAGAGCATGGTGTGGAATGTGGAAGAGCACAGATATGGGAAAA GCCAGGAGCAAAAAGAGAGGGAAGTGGAACTCCACTCTCCCACACAGATGGACATCAGTAAAAACCTCAGCTTCATGGCAAAGTTCACAGAATTGCAG tggaaAATactcacattaaaaaatgaagacacAGAACATAAGTacagctcctctgccctggACTGGATCACAATGGACACCAATATTGCCTACTGGCTCCACCCCACCTCAGGG GCCCAGATCCACCTCCTTGGGAATGTTGCCACCTGGGCTTCAGCTAACGCTGCTGCTCTGGTCTacctgtgtctgtccctgtggtACTTGCTACGGCGAAGGAGGAAGATCTACGACATCCCTGAAG AtgcctggcagctctggatGTCAGCAGGAGGCATTTGTGGTGGAGGCTGGGCTGTGAATTACATGCCCTTCTTCCTGATGGAGAAGACACTTTTCCTGTACCACTACCTGCCTGCTGTCACATTCCAGATTCTCCTGATTCCTGTGGTACTGCAGCATCTCAGTGATCATCTCTGCAG ATCTGTGCTGCTCAAGAGCATGTTCAGTGCCCTGACTGTAGCCTGGTTCTCCTCGGTGTACTTTGTGTACTGCACCTTCAGCCCCGTGACCTACGGGCAGCCTGCGCTGTCCCTCACGGAACTCAAGGCCCTGCGCTGGAAGGACACCTGGAACATCCTGATCCGAAAGCAGTGA
- the POMT1 gene encoding protein O-mannosyl-transferase 1 isoform X3: MKRIFFVDDSGPPFGHMLLALGGYLGGFDGNFLWNRIGAEYSMNVPVWSLRLLPALAGALCVPLAYQILVELHFSHCAALGAALLILLENSLITQSRLMLLESILIFFILLAVLSYLKFYNLQKHSAFSGSWWFWLLLTGVACSCAVGVKYMGLFTYILLLATAGLHFWHMIGDQNLSNVSLLCHFLARGLALIIIPMGLYLSFFYVHLALLYRSGPHDQIMTSAFQASLEGGLARITQGQPLEVAYGSQITLRNVLGKPMQCWLHSHTNTYPIRYENGRGSSHQQQVTCYPFKDVNNWWIVKDPGMQQLVVSNPPRPVRHGHIVQLVHGITTRYLNTHDVAAPLSPHSQEVSCYIDYNISMPAQNLWRVEIVNRESDTDVWKTILSEVRFVHVNTSAVLKLSGASLPEWGYRQLEVVGEKLSKGYHQSMVWNVEEHRYGKSQEQKEREVELHSPTQMDISKNLSFMAKFTELQWKILTLKNEDTEHKYSSSALDWITMDTNIAYWLHPTSGAQIHLLGNVATWASANAAALVYLCLSLWYLLRRRRKIYDIPEDAWQLWMSAGGICGGGWAVNYMPFFLMEKTLFLYHYLPAVTFQILLIPVVLQHLSDHLCRSVLLKSMFSALTVAWFSSVYFVYCTFSPVTYGQPALSLTELKALRWKDTWNILIRKQ; encoded by the exons ATGAAGAGGATCTTCTTTGTGGATGACAGTGGCCCACCCTTTGGCCACATGCTGCTGGCCTTGGGAG GTTACTTAGGAGGATTTGATGGAAACTTCCTATGGAACAGGATTGGAGCTG aatACAGCATGAACGTTCCTGTGTGGTCCCTGCgactcctgccagccctggctggtgcTCTCTGTGTGCCTTTAGCCTACCAGATTTTGGTTGAACTGCACTTCTCCCACTGTGCTGCACTTGGAGCTGCTCTTCTGATTCTCTTAG AAAACTCTCTGATCACTCAATCAAGGTTAATGCTTCTGGAAtcaatactgattttttttatcctgcttGCAGTTTTGTCCTACCTGAAGTTCTACAATTTGCAAAAGCACAG TGCCTTCTCTGGAAGCTGGTGGTTTTGGCTCCTGCTGACTGGAGTAGCCTGTTCTTGTGCAGTTGG AGTGAAATATATGGGCCTGTTTACCTATATTCTGCTCTTGGCCACTGCAGGACTCCACTTCTGGCACATGATAGGAGACCAGAACTTGTCAAAT GTTTCCTTGCTGTGCCATTTTCTAGCCCGGGGTCTGGCCCTTATCATCATCCCCATGGGGCTGTACCTGTCCTTCTTCTACGTTCACTTGGCTTTGCTGTATCGCTCTGGGCCTCATGACCAGATCATGACAAGTGCTTTCCAAGCCAGCTTAGAG GGTGGGCTGGCTCGAATCACTCAGGGTCAGCCCTTAGAGGTGGCCTACGGCTCTCAGATCACCCTGCGGAATGTGCTGGGCAAGCCCATGCAGTGCTGGCTCCACTCTCACACCAACACTTACCCCATCAG GTATGAGAATGGCCGAGGGAGTTCCCATCAGCAGCAGGTGACCTGCTATCCCTTCAAGGATGTGAACAACTGGTGGATTGTCAAAGATCCTGGAAT gcagcagctggtggtGAGTAACCCCCCACGGCCTGTCAGGCACGGCCACATCGTGCAGCTGGTCCACGGCATCACAACTCGCTACCTCAACAC GCATGACGTTGCTGCTCCTCTTAGCCCCCATTCCCAAGAAGTTTCCTGCTATATTGATTATAACATCTCCATGCCAGCACAGAACCTCTGGAGAGTG GAAATTGTAAATCGTGAGTCTGACACAGACGTGTGGAAGACAATTCTGTCGGAAGTGAGGTTTGTTCACGTGAACACCTCTGCAGTGCTAAAG CTCAGTGGAGCATCTCTGCCTGAGTGGGGATACCGGCAGCTGGAGGTGGTTGGAGAGAAGCTGTCCAAAGGCTACCACCAGAGCATGGTGTGGAATGTGGAAGAGCACAGATATGGGAAAA GCCAGGAGCAAAAAGAGAGGGAAGTGGAACTCCACTCTCCCACACAGATGGACATCAGTAAAAACCTCAGCTTCATGGCAAAGTTCACAGAATTGCAG tggaaAATactcacattaaaaaatgaagacacAGAACATAAGTacagctcctctgccctggACTGGATCACAATGGACACCAATATTGCCTACTGGCTCCACCCCACCTCAGGG GCCCAGATCCACCTCCTTGGGAATGTTGCCACCTGGGCTTCAGCTAACGCTGCTGCTCTGGTCTacctgtgtctgtccctgtggtACTTGCTACGGCGAAGGAGGAAGATCTACGACATCCCTGAAG AtgcctggcagctctggatGTCAGCAGGAGGCATTTGTGGTGGAGGCTGGGCTGTGAATTACATGCCCTTCTTCCTGATGGAGAAGACACTTTTCCTGTACCACTACCTGCCTGCTGTCACATTCCAGATTCTCCTGATTCCTGTGGTACTGCAGCATCTCAGTGATCATCTCTGCAG ATCTGTGCTGCTCAAGAGCATGTTCAGTGCCCTGACTGTAGCCTGGTTCTCCTCGGTGTACTTTGTGTACTGCACCTTCAGCCCCGTGACCTACGGGCAGCCTGCGCTGTCCCTCACGGAACTCAAGGCCCTGCGCTGGAAGGACACCTGGAACATCCTGATCCGAAAGCAGTGA